Proteins encoded together in one Methanocalculus alkaliphilus window:
- a CDS encoding chorismate mutase yields the protein MGITEIREEIARVDMEILELIRKRQSLAGMMAQEKIKAGRPPVDPDQRGQVIARAVDVAVEAGIDPSGIKEIFTRLVLMSEQKQSGCMGDGNLP from the coding sequence ATGGGTATCACTGAGATACGGGAGGAGATTGCCCGTGTGGATATGGAGATTCTGGAGCTTATCAGAAAGCGGCAGTCGCTTGCCGGGATGATGGCACAGGAGAAGATCAAAGCAGGCAGGCCGCCGGTCGATCCCGATCAGCGTGGCCAGGTGATCGCCCGGGCGGTGGATGTCGCGGTTGAGGCGGGGATCGATCCCTCTGGCATCAAGGAGATCTTCACCCGCCTTGTTCTGATGAGTGAGCAGAAGCAGAGCGGGTGCATGGGGGATGGTAATCTGCCGTAA
- a CDS encoding V-type ATP synthase subunit E produces the protein MSREVIIRLIEEERDEEIARIRNDAEEESAGIREKARLRAEQKADQIRRETEREIEAMRRSILLQAEFEAMAAERKARWDGIGEVFSIAEEELSEMVSSSAYPGILRHLILEGREMIDDGPLTILCRADDQEAAEEAAEGISNVTVRPLPRHDPMIRIGGVILLARDGAVRCDQTFPTRLLDMRNQLTQRVSEVLYGGGDTGY, from the coding sequence ATGAGCAGGGAGGTGATCATCCGGCTTATCGAGGAGGAGAGGGATGAGGAGATCGCCCGGATCCGAAACGATGCAGAAGAAGAGTCGGCAGGCATCAGGGAGAAGGCCCGCCTCAGGGCAGAGCAGAAGGCCGACCAGATCCGGCGTGAGACGGAGCGGGAGATCGAGGCGATGCGGCGTTCCATCCTCCTCCAGGCTGAGTTTGAGGCGATGGCGGCCGAGCGGAAGGCCCGGTGGGATGGCATCGGGGAGGTCTTCTCCATCGCCGAAGAGGAGCTGTCGGAGATGGTATCCTCCTCCGCCTATCCCGGCATCCTCCGCCACCTCATCCTTGAAGGCAGGGAGATGATCGATGACGGGCCGCTCACCATCCTCTGCCGTGCCGACGATCAGGAGGCAGCAGAGGAGGCGGCGGAAGGGATCAGCAATGTGACGGTCAGACCGCTTCCCAGGCATGATCCGATGATACGGATCGGGGGGGTGATCCTGCTTGCCAGGGATGGAGCCGTCCGGTGTGATCAGACCTTCCCGACACGGCTTCTGGATATGCGCAACCAGCTGACGCAGAGGGTATCAGAAGTCCTCTATGGAGGTGGGGATACTGGATATTGA
- a CDS encoding type II toxin-antitoxin system HicB family antitoxin, whose protein sequence is MEFHVLIRADPEDGGYTVSCPAIPGCHSQGETVEEALENIRDAIAGCIGETDEERGDISITLI, encoded by the coding sequence ATGGAATTTCATGTATTGATTCGAGCAGATCCCGAAGATGGAGGCTATACTGTCAGCTGCCCGGCCATCCCCGGATGCCACTCGCAGGGCGAAACGGTTGAAGAGGCTCTTGAAAATATACGGGATGCCATTGCTGGCTGTATTGGAGAGACCGATGAAGAAAGAGGGGATATCAGCATCACCCTCATCTGA
- a CDS encoding V-type ATP synthase subunit A has product MSDTARIIRITGPVVEADRMRGAQMYEVVYVGDDELIGEIIGLEEDLATIQVYEETGGITPGEPVQRTGMSLSVELGPGLLGMIYDGIQRPLTELGSISGDFIIRGVSSPALPREETYRFTPDVAEGDDLKGGAVIGTVPETNRIIHSILLPPHLSGRVAKVAPEGEYTVLDPVLWLTDRDGNDHEITMLQRWPVRVPRPVNEKLPPVRPLITGQRVIDSFFPMVQGGTASVPGPFGAGKTVVQHQLAKWSDADIVVYVGCGERGNEMADVLRQFPALIDPKTKEPLMKRTVLIGNTSNMPVAAREASVYTGITIAEYYRDMGYSVALMADSTSRWAEAMREISGRLEEMPGEHGYPAYLGSRLADFYERAGRVTALSGEEGSVSVIGAVSPPGGDFSEPVTQNTLRIVRVFWALDADLAHQRHFPAVNWLLSYSLYADLAEPWWEKHGGAEWGRMRSDLIRLLQKESELEEIVQLVGPDLLPEQDKFTLHVATILRESFLIQSAFDEVDTFCPPEKQYRMMRLIHRYLVRGRDAVEEGMTAEEAAKIPVTGRLARMGPRPHDEFAEDYETILDEIDDAFGGGGR; this is encoded by the coding sequence TTGAGTGATACAGCAAGGATAATCCGGATCACCGGTCCTGTCGTCGAGGCGGACCGGATGCGTGGAGCACAGATGTACGAGGTCGTCTATGTCGGAGATGACGAGCTGATCGGCGAGATCATCGGGCTTGAGGAGGATCTTGCAACGATCCAGGTCTATGAGGAGACAGGCGGGATCACCCCCGGCGAGCCGGTGCAGCGGACCGGGATGTCCCTCTCGGTCGAGCTCGGCCCCGGCCTCCTCGGGATGATCTATGACGGTATCCAGAGGCCCCTCACCGAGCTTGGATCCATCTCCGGCGACTTCATCATCCGGGGGGTGAGCAGCCCTGCCCTCCCGAGGGAGGAGACGTACAGGTTCACGCCGGATGTCGCCGAAGGGGATGACCTGAAAGGGGGAGCTGTCATCGGGACGGTCCCGGAGACGAACCGGATCATCCATTCGATCCTCCTTCCACCCCATCTCTCCGGGAGGGTGGCGAAGGTCGCCCCGGAGGGTGAGTACACGGTGCTTGACCCCGTCCTCTGGCTGACTGACCGGGATGGGAACGACCATGAGATCACGATGCTCCAGCGCTGGCCGGTCCGTGTACCCCGGCCGGTGAATGAGAAGCTCCCCCCGGTCCGGCCGCTCATCACCGGCCAGCGGGTGATCGACTCCTTCTTCCCGATGGTCCAGGGGGGGACGGCCTCGGTACCGGGCCCCTTTGGCGCCGGAAAGACCGTCGTCCAGCACCAGCTTGCCAAATGGTCGGATGCGGATATTGTCGTCTATGTCGGCTGCGGAGAGCGTGGAAACGAGATGGCCGACGTCCTGAGGCAGTTCCCTGCCCTCATCGATCCCAAGACGAAGGAGCCACTGATGAAACGGACGGTGCTCATCGGGAACACCTCGAATATGCCGGTTGCCGCACGCGAGGCATCGGTCTATACCGGGATCACCATCGCCGAATATTACCGGGATATGGGGTACTCCGTCGCCCTGATGGCCGACTCCACCTCCCGGTGGGCCGAGGCGATGCGGGAGATCTCCGGCCGGCTCGAGGAGATGCCGGGAGAGCATGGGTATCCCGCCTATCTCGGATCACGGCTTGCCGACTTTTATGAGCGTGCGGGAAGGGTGACGGCGTTGTCCGGGGAGGAGGGATCGGTCTCGGTCATCGGTGCGGTCTCGCCGCCGGGGGGCGACTTCTCAGAGCCGGTGACCCAGAACACACTCCGGATCGTCCGGGTCTTCTGGGCGCTGGATGCCGATCTCGCCCACCAGCGACATTTTCCGGCGGTGAACTGGCTCCTCTCCTACTCGCTCTACGCCGATCTGGCAGAGCCCTGGTGGGAGAAGCATGGCGGAGCGGAATGGGGCAGGATGCGGAGTGACCTCATCAGGCTGCTCCAGAAGGAGAGCGAGCTTGAGGAGATCGTCCAGCTCGTCGGGCCTGATCTCCTCCCTGAACAGGACAAGTTCACGCTCCATGTCGCCACTATCCTGCGGGAATCGTTCCTCATCCAGTCCGCATTTGATGAGGTCGATACCTTCTGCCCCCCGGAGAAGCAGTACCGGATGATGCGGCTGATTCACCGCTACCTGGTCCGTGGGAGGGATGCGGTCGAGGAGGGGATGACGGCTGAGGAGGCGGCGAAGATCCCGGTTACCGGCAGGCTTGCCCGGATGGGACCCCGGCCGCATGATGAGTTTGCCGAAGACTATGAGACGATACTGGATGAGATTGATGATGCCTTTGGAGGAGGCGGGCGATGA
- a CDS encoding V-type ATP synthase subunit I has translation MHRITIGIHRRYAGSFLQAVHEAGIVELTPITGDDHLKPLITPVRRDAIRQDIAAVQSRAERAVEILTSQVQGERGRIAGFFLPIRPEPVGVPERSPEEILHAASIHEEMIGEVLTLRTRRSAIEEHLIRLDEEEEQLTLFGCLSERLPPRSDHRFIVIRAGLIPTDECEDLDAVFEEEGITDAVVSSVCRCMEEGMVVIIAVHRRSAEAVDELLRARAFAEFTFTRREETVSDALADLTSIRGDLHQEREGIDERLHRIAGDHLRDLAAAAEELALARERIDAAALAGSTRDLRLYKGWIRKKDIPHLTRIGDEHAGATLIYRSVPGEDGDAEVPVSYDHPWWLAPFAFLTTTFARPRYREIDPTIFIAPILIITFGVMLGDAGYGLLLAIIAAALLAGPASAPGSTRDLAIVLVACGISGTIFGILQGGFFGDLLPRFFGASVPFAAIDPLMDPLILLTGALIFGIIHLNIGLGIASYRHLSTGKPGEMLRSVGVWFLLQPCAAILLFAFFGWAEFSQAVILAAGFGAAVAAALIFLVEGPLGFFSITGFLGDWLSYTRILALALATAGIAMTINILAEMIGSIHPALVIVAVLFSIAGHAANLVLQALGGFIHALRLQYVEFFGTFYTGGGRVFLPFASGRTTTRLLEDDQ, from the coding sequence ATGCATCGGATCACAATCGGTATCCATCGCCGGTACGCCGGATCCTTTCTTCAGGCCGTCCATGAGGCGGGGATCGTTGAGCTGACCCCGATCACCGGCGACGACCATCTCAAACCGCTCATCACCCCTGTCCGGCGTGATGCCATCCGGCAGGATATTGCAGCCGTACAGTCACGGGCCGAGCGGGCGGTTGAGATCCTCACCAGCCAGGTGCAGGGGGAGCGTGGCAGGATCGCTGGATTCTTCCTCCCGATCAGGCCCGAGCCGGTCGGGGTCCCGGAAAGGAGCCCGGAGGAGATCCTTCATGCCGCATCGATCCATGAAGAGATGATCGGGGAGGTTCTGACCCTGAGAACCCGCCGTTCTGCCATCGAGGAGCATCTGATCCGCCTTGATGAAGAGGAGGAGCAGCTCACCCTCTTTGGATGCCTCAGTGAGAGACTTCCCCCCCGTTCAGATCACCGGTTCATCGTCATCAGGGCAGGTCTCATCCCGACTGATGAGTGTGAGGATCTCGATGCAGTCTTTGAGGAGGAGGGGATCACCGATGCAGTCGTCTCCTCTGTCTGCAGGTGCATGGAAGAGGGGATGGTGGTGATCATCGCGGTCCATCGTCGCTCGGCGGAGGCGGTCGATGAACTCCTCCGTGCCCGTGCTTTTGCCGAATTTACCTTCACGAGACGGGAGGAGACGGTTTCTGATGCACTCGCAGATCTCACCTCGATCAGAGGAGATCTCCATCAGGAGCGTGAGGGTATCGACGAGAGACTGCACCGGATCGCCGGGGATCACCTCCGTGATCTCGCGGCTGCCGCCGAGGAGCTTGCCCTTGCCAGGGAGCGGATCGATGCAGCCGCACTTGCCGGATCCACACGGGATCTCCGCCTCTATAAAGGCTGGATCCGGAAGAAGGATATCCCGCATCTTACAAGGATCGGGGATGAGCATGCCGGGGCAACCCTCATCTACCGGTCGGTGCCGGGGGAGGACGGGGATGCCGAGGTTCCGGTTTCGTATGATCATCCATGGTGGCTCGCACCCTTCGCCTTCCTCACCACAACCTTTGCACGGCCGAGGTACCGCGAGATCGACCCGACCATCTTCATCGCCCCCATTCTGATCATCACCTTCGGGGTGATGCTCGGCGATGCAGGATATGGCCTTCTCCTTGCGATCATCGCAGCGGCCCTCCTTGCAGGCCCGGCGAGTGCCCCGGGATCGACACGGGATCTCGCCATCGTCCTCGTCGCCTGCGGGATCTCCGGCACAATCTTTGGCATCCTCCAGGGGGGGTTCTTCGGCGATCTCCTCCCCCGGTTCTTCGGGGCTTCTGTCCCCTTCGCCGCCATCGATCCCCTGATGGATCCCCTCATCCTCCTGACGGGAGCACTCATCTTTGGGATCATCCATCTCAATATCGGCCTTGGGATCGCATCGTACCGCCATCTCAGTACAGGGAAGCCCGGTGAGATGCTCAGATCCGTCGGGGTCTGGTTCCTCCTGCAGCCCTGTGCGGCCATCCTCCTCTTTGCCTTCTTCGGATGGGCAGAGTTCTCCCAGGCGGTCATCCTTGCCGCCGGTTTTGGAGCGGCTGTTGCGGCTGCGCTGATCTTCCTTGTCGAGGGGCCGCTTGGGTTCTTCAGTATCACCGGATTCCTTGGTGACTGGCTCAGTTATACGAGGATCCTGGCACTGGCACTCGCCACCGCCGGGATCGCGATGACCATCAATATTCTCGCAGAGATGATCGGGTCCATCCACCCGGCCCTCGTCATCGTCGCGGTACTCTTTTCCATTGCAGGCCATGCGGCAAATCTTGTTCTGCAGGCACTCGGAGGTTTTATCCATGCACTTCGTCTTCAGTATGTCGAGTTCTTCGGGACGTTCTATACCGGTGGCGGACGGGTCTTTCTCCCGTTTGCATCGGGACGGACAACCACCCGCCTGTTGGAGGATGACCAATGA
- a CDS encoding V-type ATPase subunit — protein sequence MEVGILDIESIFSDLLTVEGAGIIALGLAIAFMVAIFIAISAGWFRIILSIASFAYPAARVRAIGNPLVTREGVASIIASADLLELFERAEHIGHHVGYREGISPDDCEHLIRSHHYRLLADLAGSVPDAIRPLITAYTQIFAIREVAAILRGIAGNLPRDLIMERAVPVGGLSGTAIRKAAYSDTIEEAVQRLERSAITPGIREQWMKIGEPVGFAAFEAALIAGAYQSLMMTARGIEDSQYEPAVMMAGRMIDCENLRILARGKIAGVDGGDLIPFLIPQGGFEITIDLQKELARTADLIEMAAALRETMYGQYLEPLMEKGVRNSGEIDIALNRCLLDVGRMNSSQYHLGSGPIIRYLLALEMEIANLRAAAGRLILGISEERGATMMVIEGGGP from the coding sequence ATGGAGGTGGGGATACTGGATATTGAGAGCATCTTCTCGGATCTCCTCACGGTCGAGGGGGCGGGGATCATCGCCCTCGGCCTCGCCATCGCCTTCATGGTCGCCATCTTCATCGCGATCTCCGCAGGATGGTTCCGGATCATCCTCAGTATCGCATCCTTCGCCTACCCGGCGGCACGTGTCCGTGCAATCGGCAACCCGCTCGTCACCAGGGAAGGGGTGGCGTCGATCATTGCATCCGCCGACCTCCTCGAACTCTTCGAGCGTGCCGAGCATATCGGCCATCATGTCGGATACAGGGAGGGGATCTCTCCTGACGACTGCGAACACCTGATCCGATCCCATCATTACCGCCTGCTTGCGGACCTCGCCGGGAGCGTCCCCGATGCGATTCGGCCGCTCATCACCGCCTACACCCAGATCTTTGCCATTCGGGAGGTGGCGGCCATCCTCCGGGGGATCGCAGGGAATCTCCCCCGCGATCTCATTATGGAACGGGCAGTCCCGGTCGGAGGGCTGAGCGGGACCGCAATCAGGAAGGCGGCATATTCCGATACGATTGAAGAGGCGGTCCAGAGGCTTGAACGATCAGCGATCACCCCCGGTATCCGGGAGCAGTGGATGAAGATCGGCGAACCGGTCGGTTTTGCTGCCTTCGAAGCGGCACTCATCGCCGGTGCATACCAGAGCCTGATGATGACGGCCCGGGGGATTGAGGACTCGCAGTACGAACCGGCGGTGATGATGGCAGGTCGGATGATCGACTGCGAAAACCTCCGAATCCTCGCCCGTGGAAAGATTGCCGGGGTTGACGGGGGCGATCTCATCCCCTTCCTCATCCCGCAGGGCGGCTTTGAGATCACCATCGATCTCCAGAAGGAGCTTGCACGAACGGCAGATCTCATCGAGATGGCGGCCGCCCTCAGGGAGACGATGTACGGGCAGTATCTCGAGCCTCTTATGGAGAAGGGGGTGCGGAATAGCGGGGAGATCGATATCGCCCTGAACCGGTGCCTTCTGGATGTCGGCAGGATGAACAGCAGCCAGTATCATCTCGGAAGCGGGCCGATCATCCGGTACCTGCTGGCACTTGAGATGGAGATCGCAAACCTCAGGGCAGCGGCGGGGAGACTGATACTTGGCATTAGCGAGGAGAGGGGAGCCACCATGATGGTGATTGAAGGAGGCGGTCCATGA
- a CDS encoding V-type ATP synthase subunit B, producing the protein MTRPLREFRSVVRVAGPILAVSGIDDAGYNEVVHVLLPDGTRRLGQVLESRMGMAIVMVFGGTRDLDCDVSAVRFTGKPLMMPVAKEMLGRIFSGSAEPIDGGGRVVPEKEMEISGYAINPTRREFPEDFIETGISAIDGMNTLVRGQKLPVFSGSGLPHSRLAAQITRQARVRGTEESFAVVFAAMGITHEEARFFIREFSETGARAHAVLFLNRADDPAIERIVTPRLALTAAEYLAFDCGMHVLVVMQDITAYCEALREVSAAREEIPARRGYPGYMYTDLASLYERAGRVKGRPGSITQLPILSMPDDDITHPVPDLTGYITEGQIVLSRELHRKGIYPPIDVLPCLSRLMQGGIGKERTRADHANVSSQLYAAYARGRRLAGLVAVIGDEGLTDTDRLYLTFLERFEGEFVGQKMDEGRSIGETLDRAWDLLSLFPQEELKRINPDFIREYYRGETG; encoded by the coding sequence ATGACCCGGCCGCTCCGTGAGTTCCGGTCCGTCGTCCGGGTGGCGGGCCCGATCCTTGCCGTCTCCGGGATCGATGATGCCGGATATAACGAGGTCGTCCATGTCCTCCTGCCGGATGGCACCCGGCGGCTCGGCCAGGTGCTCGAGTCACGGATGGGGATGGCGATTGTGATGGTCTTTGGCGGGACCCGCGATCTCGACTGTGATGTATCGGCGGTCCGGTTCACCGGAAAACCCCTGATGATGCCGGTTGCAAAGGAGATGCTCGGGAGGATCTTCTCGGGCTCGGCCGAGCCGATAGATGGTGGGGGCCGCGTTGTGCCCGAGAAGGAGATGGAGATCTCGGGGTATGCGATCAACCCGACGAGGCGTGAGTTCCCCGAGGATTTCATCGAGACGGGGATATCTGCCATCGACGGGATGAACACCCTCGTCCGGGGGCAGAAACTCCCGGTCTTCTCCGGGTCCGGCCTGCCCCACAGCCGGCTCGCCGCCCAGATCACCCGGCAGGCACGGGTCCGGGGGACGGAGGAGTCCTTTGCCGTCGTCTTTGCAGCGATGGGGATCACGCATGAGGAGGCCCGGTTCTTTATCAGGGAGTTCTCCGAGACCGGGGCACGGGCACACGCGGTCCTCTTCCTCAACCGTGCCGATGATCCCGCCATCGAGCGGATCGTCACCCCCCGTCTCGCCCTGACGGCGGCGGAGTATCTCGCATTTGACTGCGGGATGCATGTCCTTGTGGTGATGCAGGATATCACGGCATACTGCGAGGCGCTCAGGGAGGTCTCGGCCGCCCGTGAGGAGATCCCGGCCCGCCGGGGGTATCCTGGGTATATGTACACCGATCTCGCCTCCCTGTATGAGCGTGCCGGGAGGGTGAAAGGCAGGCCCGGCTCGATCACCCAGCTGCCGATCCTCTCGATGCCGGATGACGACATCACCCACCCTGTCCCCGATCTGACCGGATATATCACCGAAGGCCAGATCGTCCTCTCCCGTGAGCTCCACCGCAAAGGGATCTATCCCCCGATTGATGTCCTCCCCTGTTTATCACGGCTGATGCAGGGGGGGATCGGCAAGGAGAGGACCCGGGCGGATCATGCGAATGTCTCAAGCCAGCTCTATGCGGCGTATGCCCGTGGACGGCGGCTCGCCGGGCTTGTCGCGGTCATCGGGGATGAGGGGCTGACCGATACCGACCGGCTGTATCTCACCTTCCTTGAGCGGTTTGAGGGGGAGTTCGTCGGGCAGAAGATGGATGAGGGCCGCTCGATAGGCGAGACCCTCGATCGTGCCTGGGATCTCCTCTCCCTCTTCCCACAAGAGGAGCTGAAACGGATCAACCCCGACTTCATCAGGGAGTATTACCGGGGTGAGACCGGGTGA
- a CDS encoding V-type ATP synthase subunit K, giving the protein MIPEITAGFILAVIGAGLAVGLSAIGSGIGVGIAGATGAGVIAIKPEKFGQALVFQAVPQTQGMYGLLVAVLILLATGVIGGGDTTVSVPMGLAALGAGLAVGVAGLSAIGQGIAASSGIATAAEREGSMGRSLVFSVIPETQAIYGLLVAILIMAFTGLLSGDEVATTATGFAAIGCGLAVGIAGLSAIGQGIAAAAGSASSAEHEGAFGRSLVFSVIPETQAIYGLLVAILIMAFTGMIAGDPITEPALGIAALGCGFAIGLAGLSAIGQGIAAAAGAAATAEKQESFGRSLVFSVIPETQAIYGLLVAILIMAFTGMITRDVTATLAAGFASIACGIAVGFAAISAIGQGISASAGIATTSEREDMFGKGLVFTVVPETQAIYGLLVAILIMAFTGIITRDVTATAAAGLACIGSGFAVGLAGLSAIGQGMTAAAGIGAVARRPEAMGQSLVFAVMAETFAIFGLLIAILIMFGIGLFGGL; this is encoded by the coding sequence ATGATACCTGAGATAACAGCCGGGTTCATCCTCGCCGTCATCGGGGCCGGGCTTGCCGTCGGCCTCTCAGCCATCGGCTCCGGTATCGGGGTCGGTATCGCCGGGGCGACGGGAGCAGGGGTCATCGCGATCAAACCGGAGAAGTTCGGCCAGGCGCTCGTCTTCCAGGCGGTCCCCCAGACACAGGGGATGTACGGCCTCCTCGTCGCCGTCCTCATCCTCCTCGCGACCGGGGTGATAGGCGGCGGTGATACCACCGTCTCGGTCCCGATGGGGCTTGCGGCACTCGGTGCCGGGCTTGCGGTCGGTGTTGCAGGACTCTCTGCCATCGGACAGGGGATCGCGGCATCCTCGGGGATTGCAACCGCCGCCGAGCGTGAGGGGTCGATGGGCCGATCGCTCGTCTTCTCGGTCATCCCGGAGACGCAGGCGATATACGGACTCCTTGTCGCAATTCTCATCATGGCGTTCACCGGCCTCCTCTCCGGCGATGAGGTCGCCACGACGGCGACCGGGTTTGCCGCCATCGGGTGCGGGCTCGCCGTCGGCATCGCAGGACTCTCTGCCATCGGACAGGGGATCGCGGCCGCCGCCGGTTCGGCCTCCTCTGCCGAGCATGAGGGTGCGTTCGGCCGCTCACTCGTCTTCTCGGTCATCCCCGAGACGCAGGCGATCTACGGACTCCTTGTCGCAATTCTCATCATGGCGTTCACCGGGATGATCGCCGGCGATCCCATCACGGAGCCCGCACTTGGGATCGCAGCCCTCGGGTGCGGATTTGCCATCGGGCTCGCCGGGCTCTCCGCCATCGGCCAGGGAATAGCGGCGGCGGCGGGAGCTGCGGCGACCGCCGAGAAGCAGGAGTCGTTTGGCCGGTCCCTCGTCTTCTCGGTCATCCCGGAGACGCAGGCGATATACGGACTCCTTGTCGCAATTCTCATCATGGCATTCACCGGGATGATCACCCGGGATGTGACCGCCACCCTTGCCGCCGGATTTGCATCCATCGCCTGCGGTATCGCCGTCGGATTTGCCGCGATATCCGCCATCGGCCAGGGGATATCCGCATCCGCAGGGATTGCAACGACCTCGGAGCGTGAGGATATGTTTGGGAAAGGGCTCGTCTTCACGGTTGTGCCGGAGACCCAGGCGATCTATGGCCTCCTCGTCGCAATCCTGATCATGGCATTCACCGGGATCATCACCCGGGATGTGACCGCAACCGCGGCGGCCGGGCTTGCCTGCATCGGATCGGGCTTTGCCGTCGGGCTTGCCGGGCTCTCCGCCATCGGCCAGGGGATGACGGCGGCGGCAGGCATCGGTGCGGTCGCCCGCCGCCCTGAGGCGATGGGCCAGAGCCTCGTCTTTGCGGTGATGGCAGAGACCTTTGCCATCTTCGGCCTCCTGATTGCGATCCTGATCATGTTTGGTATCGGGCTCTTCGGAGGACTCTAG
- a CDS encoding ABC transporter substrate-binding protein translates to MRKSYQDEPTIDLIGDEIRLVGDVFSRENDADALAAYLDGQIAEIRKRTQDIPEDERVRMIQLGLSPRARQGGGAGMVWGQDTIESYFIEEIAHAKNVYEGTGAFVVVSTEQILALDPDVIVLPTAQGYHPASELYTAPYYRNLQELTAVKNERVYALPWTPFNWAKRLEYPIEAMVIAKAAYPERFSDINVGEWTLEFYQEVYGVDEATARELRSVQWLDWMAKENF, encoded by the coding sequence ATGCGTAAGTCCTATCAGGATGAACCGACCATCGACCTGATTGGAGATGAGATCCGTCTCGTCGGGGACGTCTTCTCAAGGGAGAATGATGCCGATGCACTTGCAGCGTATCTTGATGGCCAGATCGCTGAGATACGGAAACGGACACAGGATATCCCCGAAGACGAAAGGGTTCGGATGATCCAGCTTGGTCTCTCCCCCCGTGCCCGGCAGGGAGGCGGTGCCGGCATGGTATGGGGCCAGGATACGATAGAGTCCTACTTCATTGAAGAGATTGCACATGCTAAGAATGTCTACGAAGGAACAGGCGCTTTCGTCGTTGTCTCAACCGAACAGATACTGGCACTTGATCCGGATGTTATCGTCCTTCCGACGGCACAGGGATACCATCCGGCCAGTGAACTCTATACCGCCCCGTATTACCGGAACCTGCAGGAACTGACTGCTGTGAAGAACGAGCGTGTCTATGCCCTCCCCTGGACACCCTTCAACTGGGCCAAACGCCTGGAGTATCCGATTGAAGCGATGGTCATCGCAAAAGCGGCATACCCTGAGAGGTTCTCCGATATCAATGTCGGAGAATGGACACTGGAGTTCTATCAGGAGGTCTATGGTGTTGATGAAGCAACCGCACGGGAACTCAGGTCAGTCCAGTGGCTTGACTGGATGGCCAAAGAGAACTTCTAA
- a CDS encoding V-type ATP synthase subunit D produces the protein MSRRLPPGLRPTRIELQKVRRRLVTAEKGHELLREKLDAMVMEFFSLTKRRDEMRRTMEEAFAAAYPALMEAEMAGSRREVESAAAVERTIPDIPAIEKGIMGVGIPAFAIPDPLRPGKMPGYGLAAGNGRLDAASDLALEAVDAAVRLAGVEGAILRLSSRIASVRRRTNALDSILIPRLKGIIAYISDYLEEQEREDLFRRKRTKSRGEERRW, from the coding sequence GTGAGCAGGCGCCTCCCGCCGGGGCTGAGACCGACACGCATTGAACTCCAGAAGGTCCGCCGCAGGCTTGTGACCGCCGAGAAGGGGCATGAGCTCCTCCGGGAGAAGCTTGATGCGATGGTGATGGAGTTCTTCTCCCTGACAAAGCGGCGGGATGAGATGCGGCGAACAATGGAGGAGGCGTTTGCCGCCGCCTATCCTGCCCTCATGGAGGCTGAGATGGCGGGCTCCCGGCGTGAGGTGGAGAGTGCGGCGGCTGTCGAACGGACGATCCCGGATATCCCTGCAATAGAGAAGGGGATCATGGGGGTGGGTATCCCGGCATTTGCGATCCCGGACCCCCTCCGGCCGGGGAAGATGCCGGGGTACGGGCTGGCTGCCGGGAACGGCCGCCTCGATGCCGCCTCGGATCTCGCCCTTGAGGCTGTGGATGCGGCAGTCCGGCTCGCCGGGGTGGAGGGGGCGATCCTCCGCCTCTCCTCCCGGATAGCATCGGTCCGGCGGCGGACAAATGCCCTCGACTCGATCCTGATTCCCCGGCTGAAGGGGATCATCGCGTATATCTCCGACTATCTTGAGGAGCAGGAGCGGGAGGATCTCTTCAGGAGAAAGCGGACCAAGTCACGGGGGGAGGAGCGGCGATGGTGA
- a CDS encoding V-type ATP synthase subunit F: MRIIAIGDRATTLLCRLAGVEDVIRCEDGEEAKEALREALEDDTIGIILILDRYQEEILPLLSDHGRSQAVYPAVIAIPGPEGPVKGEDAVTAAIRRVAGKGMPG; encoded by the coding sequence ATGAGGATCATCGCTATCGGTGACCGGGCGACGACCCTCCTCTGCCGGCTTGCCGGGGTTGAGGATGTCATCAGGTGCGAGGACGGAGAGGAGGCAAAAGAAGCACTCCGTGAAGCACTGGAGGATGATACCATCGGGATCATCCTGATCCTCGACCGGTACCAGGAGGAGATCCTCCCGCTCCTGAGCGACCATGGGCGATCACAGGCGGTCTATCCGGCCGTCATCGCCATACCGGGGCCAGAAGGGCCCGTCAAGGGAGAAGATGCCGTGACCGCCGCAATACGGCGTGTTGCAGGGAAAGGGATGCCAGGGTGA